In Strigops habroptila isolate Jane chromosome 2, bStrHab1.2.pri, whole genome shotgun sequence, one genomic interval encodes:
- the PCYT1B gene encoding choline-phosphate cytidylyltransferase B isoform X2, with product MPVLAADAESETGIPKSPSEARCSEAMEELEHTCPQPRLTLTTPAPFADETSCQCQAPHEKLTIAQARLGTPVDRPVRVYADGIFDLFHSGHARALMQAKTLFPNSYLLVGVCSDDLTHKFKGFTVMNETERYEALRHCRYVDEVIRDAPWTLTPEFLEKHKIDFVAHDDIPYSSAGSDDVYKHIKEAGMFVPTQRTEGISTSDIITRIVRDYDVYARRNLQRGYTAKELNVSFINEKKYRFQNQVDKMKEKVKNVEEKSKEFVYKVEEKSHDLIQKWEEKSREFIGNFLELFGPDGALPSIAYEPTCSTAADAEASCSPPPEEAAGHSHFAHEACSSSSSTGQTSCNPAQQGNVGATKQQPLP from the exons ATGCCAGTGCTCGCGGCCGATGCTGAGTCAGAAACAGGTATCCCGAAATCCCCCTCTGAGGCGCGGTGCTCGGAGGCCATGGAGGAGCTAGAGCACACCTGCCCCCAGCCTCGCCTG aCTCTGACAACACCTGCTCCATTTGCTGATGAAACAAGCTGCCAGTGCCAAGCCCCCCACGAGAAGCTAACCATCGCACAAGCCCGCCTCGGAACACCAG TTGACAGACCTGTCAGAGTGTATGCAGATGGGATATTTGACCTCTTCCACTCTGGCCATGCTAGAGCTCTTATGCAAGCCAAAACTCTATTTCCAAATAGCTACTTATTAGTAGGAG TTTGCAGTGATGATTTAACTCATAAATTCAAAGGCTTCACTGTGATGAATGAAACTGAGCGATATGAAGCCCTCCGACACTGTCGCTATGTGGATGAGGTCATCAGAGATGCACCCTGGACGCTGACACCTGAGTTCCTTGAAAAACATAAG ATTGACTTTGTAGCCCACGATGACATCCCATACTCCTCCGCTGGCTCGGATGATGTATACAAACACATAAAGGAGGCAG GAATGTTTGTACCAACACAGAGAACCGAAGGTATCTCCACGTCTGATATCATCACAAGGATCGTCCGGGACTACGACGTGTATGCCCGGCGCAACCTCCAACGAGGATACACCGCCAAAGAGCTCAATGTTAGTTTTATAAAC gagaagaaatacCGCTTTCAAAACCAAGTggacaaaatgaaagaaaaagtcaagAATGTGgaggaaaaatcaaaagaatttgTTTACAAGGTGGAAGAGAAGAGCCATGACCTCAttcagaaatgggaagaaaagtcAAGGGAATTTATTGGCAACTTTTTAGAGCTGTTTGGACCCGATGGAGCCTTG CCGAGCATCGCCTATGAGCCAACCTGCAGTACTGCAGCCGATGCTGAGGCTTCTTGTTCCCCACCCCCAGAAGAAGCAGCGGGGCACTCGCATTTTGCCCATgaagcctgcagcagcagcagcagcacaggccagACCTCCTGTAACCCAGCCCAGCAAGGCAACGTAGGTGCTACCAAGCAGCAGCCT